In Vulgatibacter sp., a single genomic region encodes these proteins:
- a CDS encoding bifunctional metallophosphatase/5'-nucleotidase gives MKSLARSSAIPLIGILTGCAGTGKAPDPRLSAAPADRRLVVLHASDLEGELVGNGESGGIARFVAVVEALRRSAEVPTITVAAGDTFMPAPALQVELDGANAVSAANALVGLEASALGNHEFDKGEDFLAERIRAAGFPYLTATVDFEGGSLDAIDVENEAIAGNTPWLAEHPGRILPRGLLCAGGTLERGESGGLRCTGLTVGVIGATTETLRTISSTSVTVGLPADFAALRRRVQEQADALAAEGVDIVVLLSHLQDVRREIALVDEGLTGVDVVVSGGGDDRLADPDDRLLGADEPHALCAEARPCYPLIRTAADGRPVAVVATDGQLRYVGKLGLRFDAAGVIAGIDADAGPVPVDDRSVAALGTGPDPAAAALEARVRGALDEARTTLAQSRDFLDGERESVRNRETNLGNLAADSMAWAAGRPAAFALRNGGGIRASIGRIDGDGERTGGAITRLDLREAFRFDNEIVLVTAPHRVLVETLESALRGAGTGRGHFPQVSEGVELVYDPAAPEQVQTIVDGEVVGVEQPGRRIRRLVVPEPAGGRRVVVEAGRVLEPERPISFATLSYLARGGDGWFPGAADAIEIRPLGVHEQQALADFLADRAASGSWNEGAAYADFDAAEAKRILRRQ, from the coding sequence ATGAAGTCTCTCGCTCGCTCCTCCGCGATCCCGCTGATCGGGATCCTCACGGGCTGCGCCGGCACCGGCAAGGCGCCCGATCCGCGGCTCTCCGCTGCACCGGCGGATCGCAGGCTCGTCGTGTTGCACGCCTCGGATCTCGAGGGTGAGCTCGTCGGCAACGGGGAGAGCGGCGGGATCGCGCGCTTCGTGGCGGTGGTGGAGGCGCTGCGGCGCTCGGCGGAGGTGCCCACGATCACGGTCGCCGCCGGCGATACCTTCATGCCGGCGCCCGCGCTGCAGGTGGAGCTCGACGGGGCCAACGCCGTCTCCGCAGCGAACGCGCTGGTCGGCCTCGAGGCGAGCGCCCTCGGCAACCACGAGTTCGACAAGGGCGAGGACTTCCTCGCGGAGCGGATCCGGGCCGCGGGCTTTCCCTATCTCACCGCCACCGTCGACTTCGAGGGCGGGAGCCTCGACGCCATCGACGTGGAGAACGAGGCGATCGCCGGCAACACGCCCTGGCTGGCGGAGCATCCCGGCCGCATCCTGCCGCGGGGGCTGCTCTGCGCCGGGGGCACGCTGGAGCGGGGCGAGAGCGGCGGCCTGCGTTGCACCGGGCTCACCGTCGGCGTGATCGGCGCCACCACCGAGACGCTGCGCACCATCTCGAGCACCTCGGTGACGGTGGGCCTGCCGGCGGACTTCGCCGCGCTCCGGCGCCGGGTGCAGGAGCAGGCCGACGCCCTCGCCGCCGAGGGCGTCGACATCGTGGTGCTGCTCTCCCATCTGCAGGACGTGCGGCGGGAGATCGCCCTGGTCGACGAGGGGCTCACCGGCGTGGACGTCGTCGTCTCCGGCGGCGGGGACGATCGCCTCGCCGACCCGGACGACCGGCTCCTCGGCGCGGACGAGCCCCACGCGCTCTGTGCCGAAGCCCGGCCCTGCTACCCGCTGATCCGAACCGCAGCGGACGGCAGGCCCGTCGCGGTGGTCGCCACCGACGGGCAGCTCCGCTACGTGGGCAAGCTCGGACTGCGCTTCGACGCCGCTGGCGTCATCGCCGGCATCGACGCGGACGCGGGACCGGTGCCGGTGGACGATCGCTCCGTGGCCGCGCTCGGCACGGGGCCCGATCCCGCTGCTGCAGCGCTGGAGGCACGGGTCCGCGGGGCGCTGGACGAGGCGCGCACGACGCTGGCGCAGAGCCGCGACTTCCTCGACGGCGAGCGGGAGTCGGTGCGCAACCGCGAGACCAACCTCGGCAACCTCGCCGCCGACTCGATGGCGTGGGCGGCGGGACGGCCCGCTGCTTTCGCGCTGCGCAACGGCGGCGGCATCCGCGCTTCGATCGGCCGGATCGATGGCGACGGCGAGCGCACGGGCGGCGCGATCACCCGTCTCGACCTCCGCGAGGCCTTCCGCTTCGACAACGAGATCGTGCTCGTCACCGCGCCCCACCGGGTGCTGGTGGAGACCCTCGAGTCGGCGCTGCGCGGCGCCGGCACCGGCCGCGGCCATTTCCCGCAGGTGAGCGAGGGGGTGGAGCTCGTCTACGATCCGGCGGCGCCCGAGCAGGTGCAGACGATCGTGGACGGCGAGGTGGTCGGGGTCGAGCAGCCGGGCCGCAGGATCCGGCGCCTCGTCGTCCCCGAGCCCGCCGGGGGCAGGCGCGTGGTGGTGGAGGCGGGCCGGGTCCTCGAGCCCGAGCGGCCGATCTCCTTCGCCACGCTCTCCTATCTCGCCCGCGGCGGCGACGGCTGGTTCCCCGGCGCCGCGGACGCCATCGAGATCCGCCCGCTGGGCGTGCACGAGCAGCAGGCGCTGGCGGACTTCCTGGCCGATCGCGCCGCTTCCGGGAGCTGGAACGAGGGCGCCGCCTACGCCGACTTCGACGCGGCGGAAGCAAAGCGCATCCTCCGCCGTCAGTAG
- a CDS encoding Maf family protein: MRPTLVLASASPRRRELLAGQGLSFDVCISDVPELVEPGETPAAFTQRVAAEKAAVVATQLPGALVLAADTAVVLGPAILGKPGGPAEAEEMLRSLAGNTHEVITGVCLRTSAGEERFAVRTAVRFRALEPAEIRWYVSTGEPLDKAGAYAIQGRGGAFVEAIYGSYSNVVGLPLAETLAALRRAGFLPQWAQR, translated from the coding sequence GTGCGCCCCACTCTCGTACTTGCTTCCGCATCGCCCCGCCGCCGCGAGCTCCTCGCCGGGCAGGGGTTGTCGTTCGATGTGTGCATCTCCGACGTCCCGGAGCTGGTGGAGCCGGGCGAGACGCCCGCCGCCTTCACCCAGCGGGTGGCAGCGGAGAAGGCCGCCGTCGTGGCGACGCAGCTTCCCGGCGCGCTGGTCCTCGCAGCGGATACCGCGGTGGTCCTCGGTCCCGCGATCCTCGGCAAGCCCGGGGGGCCCGCCGAGGCGGAGGAGATGCTCCGCTCCCTGGCCGGCAACACCCACGAGGTGATCACCGGCGTCTGCCTCCGCACTTCCGCCGGCGAGGAGCGCTTCGCGGTGCGCACCGCGGTCCGCTTCCGGGCCCTCGAGCCCGCGGAGATCCGCTGGTACGTCTCCACCGGCGAGCCCCTCGACAAGGCGGGGGCCTACGCGATCCAGGGCAGGGGCGGCGCCTTCGTCGAGGCGATCTACGGCTCCTACTCCAACGTGGTGGGGCTGCCCCTGGCAGAGACGCTGGCGGCGCTGCGGCGCGCGGGCTTCCTGCCGCAGTGGGCGCAGCGATGA
- a CDS encoding YggS family pyridoxal phosphate-dependent enzyme produces the protein MSTIAANLAAVEAAIAAACTRARRDRAAVRLVAVSKTHPVAAIREAWAAGQRDFGENYAQELRDKIRELEDLPGIRWHAIGHLQTNKAKYVAGKALVHTLDRPELARELVKRAGGPVACLVEVNVAGEAQKSGVLPGELEARLGELRAVEGLQLQGLMCIPPDVDDPEENRRWFAVLRTLRDRHLPGGDLSMGMSHDYPVAIEEGATLVRVGTAIFGARPPR, from the coding sequence ATGAGCACCATCGCCGCGAACCTCGCAGCGGTCGAGGCTGCGATCGCCGCAGCCTGCACGCGAGCGAGGCGCGATCGCGCCGCGGTGCGACTCGTCGCCGTCTCCAAGACCCACCCCGTCGCGGCGATCCGCGAAGCCTGGGCTGCAGGGCAGCGGGACTTCGGCGAGAACTACGCGCAGGAGCTCCGCGACAAGATCCGCGAGCTGGAGGATCTCCCCGGGATCCGCTGGCACGCGATCGGCCACCTGCAGACCAACAAGGCGAAGTACGTCGCCGGCAAGGCGCTCGTCCACACCCTCGATCGCCCCGAGCTCGCCAGGGAGCTGGTGAAGCGCGCCGGCGGGCCGGTGGCCTGCCTGGTCGAGGTGAACGTCGCCGGCGAGGCGCAGAAGAGCGGCGTCCTCCCCGGCGAGCTGGAGGCCCGGCTCGGCGAGCTGCGGGCGGTGGAGGGGCTGCAGCTCCAGGGCCTGATGTGCATCCCGCCCGACGTGGACGATCCCGAGGAGAACCGGCGCTGGTTCGCGGTGCTGCGCACCCTGCGCGACCGCCACCTCCCCGGCGGCGATCTCTCGATGGGCATGAGCCACGACTACCCCGTGGCGATCGAGGAAGGCGCCACCCTGGTGCGCGTCGGCACCGCGATCTTCGGCGCCCGCCCGCCTCGTTAA